One Flavobacterium cerinum genomic window, TAAACACGGATTCAGAAGATGAAGCAAAACGTATTTTCGAAGGATTATCAGCCGGAGGAAAAGTAACCATGCCTTTGGAAAAAACGTTCTGGGGTGCGTTATTCGGAATGTTTACCGATAAATTCGGAATTAACTGGATGGTCAACTACGATTACGGACAGCAAGAGTAATATAAAAAAGCCTGTCAGGTTTCTAAAACCTGACAGGTACTTGTTTAAAAAATCTCGTCAAAAAAGTCCAGCATAGCTTTCCAGGAACGTTTGGCTGCTTTTTCGTTATAAGCTACACCTTTGCTGTTGTCAGTTCCGGCATCTTTATGGGTAAAACCGTGAACGGAATTAGCATAATAAACCATTTGCCAGTCGGCTTTGGCATCCCGCATTTCTTGTTGGAAATTTTTAATATCGTTTTCCGGAACATAAGGATCATCTGCACCGTGAAGAACCAAAACTTTAGGTTGGATGAGATTTGTTTTTTCGCCGGGTTCTTTTGCAAGTCCGCCGTGAAATGAAACAACACCTTTAACCGGTAAATTAGCCCGGGCCGCTTCAATAGCACCGGTTCCTCCGAAACAATAACCGATTACGGCTAGTTCTTTAGGATTGGCACCTTGCTTGATCAATTCGTCTAGTGCCAGTCGGATTCTTTTTTGATATTCGATCGGGTTCTTTTTATAATATCCGGCGCGTTCACCCGCTTGTTTGGTGTTTTCCGGTTTGTTGCCAACACCATATATATCCGCTACAAAAGCATAATAACCAAGTTTTTCTAAATCCTGTGCGCTTTCTTTTGCATTGGCATCAATTCCCATCCAGGCAGGTA contains:
- a CDS encoding dienelactone hydrolase family protein — its product is MNWKKPTTALILIVTGITAQAQLKTIDYSDGKQPLQGFLASPKKAKANKPGVLVLPAWMGIDANAKESAQDLEKLGYYAFVADIYGVGNKPENTKQAGERAGYYKKNPIEYQKRIRLALDELIKQGANPKELAVIGYCFGGTGAIEAARANLPVKGVVSFHGGLAKEPGEKTNLIQPKVLVLHGADDPYVPENDIKNFQQEMRDAKADWQMVYYANSVHGFTHKDAGTDNSKGVAYNEKAAKRSWKAMLDFFDEIF